In the genome of Candidatus Zixiibacteriota bacterium, the window GGGCTATCACACCAATTCTGGTCGTTCCTCCTATCGCCGCTATGGATATCTATTTCGATGAAACGGTGTCTCCTTTTCACCGGATTCACGCCAGCTATCAGCAGGCGATACACGATCTGGCACACAGGGAGAACTTGGCCGTCGCAGATTTGCAACAAGTCTTTGACCAGCGTAACGACCTATTCGACGATGCCTACGGCGATGCCGTACACTACAATTCCCAGGGACACGCAGTTGCGGCTCAGACCATAGTCGAAGTTCTCAGGCCGGTCTACTCGAGCAAGTAGAACTACGGCTATTTCGAACCTGACACATCCTCTGGACGAAACTATATTCCCAACATGACGAAACGGAGTTCTAACATCGTATTGCGGCTGGTTGTGGCTGTGGTATCTCTAGTTACTTTAGTAGCGTTAATAGATGGCGTTATTCGTCTCGCCAAGATAGAAACATTTTTCCAAAATCGCTTTTTCATACTCAACCGTGCTCTTGACTATCCAGATATATTCAAAAAGGACCATAATCTATTCTGGCGTTTCCGCCCTGACAGAACGGTGTCTTCCAAATTCTTTATTGGCCGCACATATCGGATCAATTCGCTGGGTCTGCATGGGCCGGAAATTGAAAAACATGCCAATCGTCCTCGCATCCTGGGTTTGGGCAATTCGTGTACTTTTGGGTGGGGGGTCGCATACGAAACGGGCTATTTAAGGCAGCTCGAAACCATGTTGACAGGTGAATACGAGGTCATCAACGGTGCCATTCCGGGGTACACATCACTACAAGGGAAACGCTTCTACGAGTCTGACTTGCGCTCGCTTGGACCGGACATCGTGTTAATTTTGTTCGCATTCAATGACCACTGGGCGGCGGCCTCACAGATAGCCGACAAAGATCAACAACCTCCTCCCCAGTTCCTGCTGGATATACAGAACAATCTATCCCGACTGCATACTTATCGATTAATGAAGAAACTACTACTGGTAATGATAGAGCAGGACCGGGATTCTCTCTTTGACCGAAGTGCCCCGGTTTATCGGGTCGGGCCGGATGATTTCCGCGATAATATCGAATCATTGTGTCAGCGGATCAGAGATGATGGTGCTCGGCCCATTTTGCTCACCTCGCCGATTCCATTGCTCGCGACATATTATCCACCCGGGCATCGCTCCCCTCTGCATTCCTTTCACGAAAAGTACAACCGGATTATTCGTGAAATAGCGTCTATATCAAATATCAAAATGGTTGACCTGGCTGTGG includes:
- a CDS encoding SGNH/GDSL hydrolase family protein encodes the protein MTKRSSNIVLRLVVAVVSLVTLVALIDGVIRLAKIETFFQNRFFILNRALDYPDIFKKDHNLFWRFRPDRTVSSKFFIGRTYRINSLGLHGPEIEKHANRPRILGLGNSCTFGWGVAYETGYLRQLETMLTGEYEVINGAIPGYTSLQGKRFYESDLRSLGPDIVLILFAFNDHWAAASQIADKDQQPPPQFLLDIQNNLSRLHTYRLMKKLLLVMIEQDRDSLFDRSAPVYRVGPDDFRDNIESLCQRIRDDGARPILLTSPIPLLATYYPPGHRSPLHSFHEKYNRIIREIASISNIKMVDLAVEFDRHTGLFDDPLVDAIHFNARGHHVAARIIHEHLTSVGRNVEIKEKLD